A genomic segment from Sphingopyxis sp. DBS4 encodes:
- a CDS encoding efflux RND transporter periplasmic adaptor subunit: MDSLAGTQSYYEEADNRRKRTRLIIGVVLIALALAATWFAFSSAKGGGAASADGAGGAGAQTIPNVTVLVPGRVPVVAAISVNGTIAARREMPVGIAGEGGQVVRVLVEPGQWVGAGQTLAVIDRSVQAQQAASLAASIKVAQADADIAQSELDRAQALVGRGFISKADLDRKRATRDSANARVRVAQAQYQEAVARNGRLNIVAPAAGLVLTRQVEPGQVVGAGSGVLFRMAKGGEMEMLAQLAEADLQRVKVGTRATVTPVGTALKIAGQVWQVSPIVNMDTRQGTVRIAVPYSSALRPGGFADARLVAGTEQAPLLPESAVQSGPEGNFVLIVDDRNQIQRRPVKVGTVTDGGVSIASGLTGTEKVVVLAGAFLNPGDKVKPVVQKSSQ; this comes from the coding sequence ATGGACAGCCTGGCGGGGACGCAAAGCTATTACGAAGAGGCGGACAACCGCCGCAAGCGGACGCGGCTGATCATCGGCGTCGTGCTCATCGCGCTCGCGCTCGCTGCGACCTGGTTCGCCTTTTCGAGTGCGAAGGGCGGCGGTGCGGCATCGGCGGACGGTGCCGGGGGAGCCGGCGCGCAGACCATCCCCAATGTGACGGTCCTGGTTCCGGGCCGCGTGCCGGTGGTTGCGGCGATCTCGGTCAACGGCACGATCGCGGCGCGGCGCGAGATGCCGGTCGGCATCGCGGGCGAAGGAGGGCAGGTGGTTCGCGTGCTCGTCGAGCCCGGCCAGTGGGTCGGCGCCGGACAGACGCTCGCCGTCATCGACCGGTCGGTGCAGGCGCAGCAGGCGGCGAGCCTTGCCGCCTCGATCAAGGTCGCGCAGGCCGATGCCGATATCGCGCAGTCGGAGCTCGACCGCGCGCAGGCGCTGGTCGGCCGCGGCTTCATCTCGAAGGCCGATCTCGACCGCAAGCGCGCGACCCGCGATTCGGCGAATGCGCGCGTCCGCGTCGCGCAGGCGCAATATCAGGAGGCGGTTGCGCGCAACGGCCGGCTCAACATCGTCGCGCCCGCGGCGGGGCTGGTGCTGACGCGCCAGGTCGAACCGGGGCAGGTCGTCGGTGCGGGCAGCGGCGTCCTGTTCCGCATGGCGAAAGGCGGCGAGATGGAAATGCTGGCGCAGCTTGCCGAGGCCGATCTTCAACGCGTCAAGGTCGGCACCCGCGCGACGGTGACCCCCGTCGGCACCGCGCTGAAGATCGCGGGTCAGGTGTGGCAGGTCTCGCCGATCGTCAACATGGACACGCGGCAGGGCACGGTGCGCATTGCGGTTCCCTATAGCAGCGCGCTGCGCCCCGGCGGCTTTGCCGATGCGCGGCTGGTGGCGGGCACCGAACAGGCGCCGCTCCTTCCCGAAAGCGCGGTGCAAAGCGGCCCCGAAGGCAATTTCGTGCTGATCGTCGACGACAGGAATCAGATCCAGCGCCGCCCGGTCAAGGTCGGCACGGTCACCGACGGCGGCGTGTCGATCGCCTCGGGCCTGACCGGCACCGAAAAGGTCGTCGTGCTGGCGGGCGCCTTCCTCAACCCCGGCGACAAGGTCAAGCCGGTGGTGCAGAAATCGTCGCAATAA
- a CDS encoding GlsB/YeaQ/YmgE family stress response membrane protein produces MIDFIIALVMGGIIGWLASIVMRTDAQQGIFLNIIVGCIGSILGRVLLGGFLGGGHLRGDAFDWRTLVTAFIGAIILLAVINLFRRGRVR; encoded by the coding sequence ATGATTGATTTCATTATCGCACTCGTCATGGGCGGCATCATCGGCTGGCTCGCCAGCATCGTGATGCGCACCGATGCCCAGCAAGGCATCTTCCTCAACATCATCGTCGGCTGTATCGGCTCGATCCTCGGCCGGGTGCTGCTCGGCGGTTTTCTCGGCGGCGGTCATCTGCGCGGCGATGCGTTCGACTGGCGAACGCTGGTGACCGCCTTCATCGGCGCGATCATCTTGCTCGCCGTCATCAACCTGTTCCGGCGCGGCCGGGTGCGCTGA
- a CDS encoding GlsB/YeaQ/YmgE family stress response membrane protein, with the protein MSGLIVILIVGGVIGWLASIVMRTDAQQGIFLNIVVGVGGAFLGSFLGNLFDKGASLASFDTIGLLWAFVGALVLLAAINLVRRGRVR; encoded by the coding sequence ATGAGCGGACTCATCGTCATCCTGATCGTTGGCGGCGTCATCGGCTGGCTGGCGAGCATCGTCATGCGAACCGACGCGCAACAGGGCATTTTCCTCAACATCGTCGTCGGTGTCGGCGGCGCGTTCCTCGGCAGTTTTCTGGGCAATCTCTTCGACAAGGGAGCCAGCCTTGCAAGCTTCGACACGATCGGGCTGCTCTGGGCCTTCGTCGGGGCGCTCGTGCTGCTTGCCGCCATCAATCTTGTCCGGCGCGGCCGCGTTCGTTGA
- a CDS encoding BrnT family toxin: MDVEYDADKDSINRFKHRLPLAFGERIFADPDHVIVPTIRIGDEEERYKAIGLVSGKLYTAVHVWRGHVVRMISVRRSNAREQRDYDSDTGGPE, encoded by the coding sequence ATGGACGTTGAATATGACGCCGACAAGGACAGCATAAACCGGTTCAAGCATCGGCTGCCCTTGGCTTTCGGCGAACGGATATTCGCCGACCCCGATCATGTGATCGTGCCGACGATCCGAATCGGCGATGAAGAGGAACGCTACAAGGCTATCGGACTGGTGAGCGGCAAACTGTACACCGCCGTCCACGTCTGGCGCGGCCATGTGGTGAGAATGATTTCAGTCAGGCGGAGCAATGCACGTGAACAAAGAGACTATGATAGCGATACCGGCGGACCCGAATGA
- a CDS encoding DNA-binding transcriptional regulator, with amino-acid sequence MGRRIRMLRNRLGMSQEEFARAYGIPVTSIRQYEIGRHMPPPAVRAYLKVIAAEPERAKRAVAG; translated from the coding sequence ATGGGCCGCCGCATCCGGATGCTCCGCAACCGGCTCGGCATGAGTCAGGAGGAGTTCGCGCGTGCCTATGGCATCCCGGTCACCAGCATCCGTCAATATGAGATCGGCCGCCACATGCCGCCTCCGGCGGTGCGCGCCTATCTCAAGGTGATCGCGGCGGAGCCAGAGCGGGCGAAGCGGGCCGTGGCGGGGTAA
- the nadA gene encoding quinolinate synthase NadA has product MTAPIRENLSGLDLRAEIDRLRKERNAVILAHYYQKPEIQDLADFVGDSLELSRKAADTDADVIAFCGVKFMAETAKILSPEKIVVLPDMDAGCSLEDSCPPEQFKRFRAAHPDHIALTYINCSAAVKALSDVIVTSSSAETIISQIPPEQKIIFGPDRHLGGYLNRKFGREMLLWPGVCIVHEAFSETELLKLKAQHPDAPVAAHPECPPHIIDHADYVGSTSGILQFAKSFPGDTLIVATEPHIIHQMELALPEKTFIGAPGADGNCNCNICPYMALNTMEKLYLALRDLQPRIEMDEELRVAAKKSLDRMLEMASGTVGKGDLGRA; this is encoded by the coding sequence ATGACTGCTCCCATCCGCGAGAATCTCTCGGGCCTAGACCTGCGCGCCGAAATCGACCGCCTCCGCAAGGAGCGCAACGCCGTCATCCTCGCGCATTATTATCAAAAGCCCGAAATTCAGGATCTCGCCGATTTCGTCGGCGATTCGCTGGAGTTGTCGCGCAAGGCGGCGGATACCGACGCCGACGTCATCGCCTTTTGCGGCGTCAAGTTCATGGCCGAAACCGCGAAGATATTGTCGCCGGAAAAGATCGTCGTGTTGCCCGACATGGACGCGGGGTGCAGCCTCGAGGACAGTTGCCCGCCCGAGCAGTTCAAGCGCTTCCGCGCCGCGCACCCCGATCATATCGCGCTGACTTACATCAACTGCTCGGCGGCGGTGAAGGCGCTGAGCGATGTCATCGTCACCTCGTCGAGCGCCGAGACGATCATCAGCCAGATCCCGCCCGAGCAGAAGATCATCTTCGGCCCCGACCGTCACCTCGGCGGCTATCTCAACCGCAAGTTCGGGCGCGAGATGCTGCTCTGGCCCGGCGTCTGCATCGTCCACGAGGCGTTCAGCGAGACCGAGCTGCTGAAACTCAAGGCGCAGCATCCGGACGCACCGGTCGCGGCGCACCCCGAATGCCCGCCGCACATCATCGACCATGCCGACTATGTCGGGTCGACGAGCGGTATCCTGCAATTCGCGAAGAGCTTTCCCGGCGACACGCTGATCGTCGCGACGGAACCGCACATCATCCACCAGATGGAACTGGCGCTGCCCGAGAAGACCTTCATCGGCGCACCGGGCGCGGACGGCAACTGCAACTGCAACATCTGCCCCTATATGGCGCTCAACACGATGGAAAAACTCTACCTCGCGCTGCGCGATCTTCAGCCGCGGATCGAGATGGACGAAGAGCTCCGTGTCGCCGCAAAGAAGAGCCTCGACCGGATGCTCGAAATGGCGTCGGGGACGGTGGGCAAGGGCGATCTGGGGCGGGCGTGA
- a CDS encoding DUF4230 domain-containing protein has product MTRTAPRLLPRLILLAAAALFALAAWWAVSAWRDWQRGYDPETVVAASLQGLREQNVLVPFTARYVAVVTSTQSRLGLEAKKTLIMPGIVRYELDLGRLAQSDLDWDGSANALTVTLPPLRLAGPEIDIDAISEYRDGVILLTLTDAEKTLDAANRKAAQEELIKQAKGATPMRLAQNAARAAVEQSFAMPLKAAGIDARVTARFVQ; this is encoded by the coding sequence ATGACCCGGACCGCACCCCGTCTGCTTCCCCGCCTTATCCTGCTCGCCGCGGCGGCGCTGTTCGCGCTCGCGGCGTGGTGGGCGGTGTCCGCCTGGCGCGACTGGCAACGCGGCTATGATCCCGAGACCGTCGTCGCGGCCAGCCTGCAGGGGCTGCGCGAGCAGAATGTCCTCGTGCCCTTCACCGCGCGCTATGTCGCGGTGGTGACCTCGACGCAGTCGCGGCTCGGGCTGGAGGCGAAGAAGACGCTGATCATGCCGGGCATCGTCCGCTACGAGCTCGACCTCGGCCGCCTCGCGCAGTCCGACCTCGACTGGGACGGCAGCGCGAATGCGCTGACGGTAACGCTGCCGCCGCTGCGGCTCGCGGGGCCGGAGATCGATATCGATGCGATCAGCGAATATCGCGACGGCGTGATCCTGCTGACGCTCACCGACGCCGAAAAGACCCTCGACGCCGCGAACCGCAAGGCGGCGCAGGAGGAACTGATCAAGCAGGCGAAGGGGGCGACGCCGATGCGGCTTGCGCAGAATGCCGCGCGTGCGGCGGTCGAGCAGAGCTTCGCGATGCCGCTGAAAGCCGCGGGGATCGATGCCAGGGTGACCGCGCGCTTCGTCCAATGA
- a CDS encoding MBL fold metallo-hydrolase, producing the protein MSEDKPWPDTIRAGECEQHEPLVRRVLAPNPSPYTFTGTQTWIVGAGRDVAVIDPGPTGSGMSIGDPPDANGAGHVDAILRATEGQRIAAILCTHTHRDHSPAAAPLKEATGALIIGCAPLALSDDGPRADSAFDPTYAPDRVLADGERVSGDGWTLEAVATPGHTSNHLCFALAESGAVFTGDHVMAWSTSVVSPPDGDMAAYMASLQKLYDRDDRVYYPAHGPAVSKPRQLVRGMLGHRRQRERQILRELEKGAAVIPVMVSHMYKGLDPRLTGAAGRSVLAHLLDLKARGIVRAREEQWELA; encoded by the coding sequence ATGAGCGAAGACAAGCCTTGGCCCGATACGATCCGCGCCGGCGAGTGCGAGCAGCACGAACCGCTGGTGCGCCGCGTGCTCGCGCCCAATCCGTCGCCCTATACCTTCACCGGCACCCAGACCTGGATCGTCGGTGCAGGCCGCGACGTCGCGGTGATCGATCCCGGCCCGACGGGGTCGGGGATGAGCATCGGCGATCCGCCCGACGCCAACGGCGCGGGGCATGTCGACGCGATCCTGCGCGCCACGGAGGGGCAGCGCATCGCCGCGATCCTCTGCACCCATACGCACCGCGACCATAGCCCCGCCGCCGCGCCGCTCAAGGAAGCGACCGGCGCGCTGATCATAGGCTGCGCGCCGCTCGCGCTTTCGGACGACGGCCCGCGCGCCGACTCTGCCTTCGATCCGACCTATGCCCCCGACCGCGTGCTCGCCGACGGCGAACGGGTGTCGGGCGACGGCTGGACGCTCGAAGCGGTCGCGACGCCGGGGCACACGTCGAACCACCTCTGTTTCGCCCTGGCCGAGAGCGGCGCCGTGTTCACCGGCGACCATGTCATGGCCTGGTCGACCAGCGTCGTCAGTCCGCCCGACGGCGACATGGCGGCCTATATGGCGAGCCTGCAAAAGCTCTATGACCGCGACGACCGCGTCTATTATCCCGCGCACGGCCCCGCGGTGAGCAAGCCCCGGCAGCTCGTGCGCGGGATGCTCGGTCATCGCCGCCAGCGCGAACGGCAGATCTTGCGCGAACTCGAAAAAGGGGCGGCTGTGATCCCGGTCATGGTCAGCCATATGTACAAGGGACTTGATCCGCGCCTGACGGGTGCGGCCGGCCGTTCGGTGCTGGCGCACCTGCTCGACCTGAAGGCGCGGGGAATCGTCCGCGCCCGCGAAGAGCAATGGGAGCTTGCATGA
- a CDS encoding M56 family metallopeptidase, with protein MSGAMILQAWGDTMIATALLILTVLLIRKPFARHFGPHLTYALWLVPALRLILPPLPFADPVTVAATPTVPADVVLIEMVEAARAAGTPAVAVAPSGSTWALADALPLIFILWAIGALFVLISAWAAHRRFRDAVLDGAVELEPLGTIRLIMTGAVDGPVAFGLWRRFVAVPQDFFARYVAEERALAIDHELAHHRHGDLWANAGALLLLAAQWFNPLAWRAIRAFRFDQEAACDARVLTMADDAPRGLRTARYATAIAKAAVGSRLSLAAPMAVHDNLQERLTMLTRDDISKKRGLVGKLLVGGATLAVLAATATLVPAGIARAGTQEADIPAPPEPPAPPAVPDAPLPPEAPLPPEAPAVPEGHGVIIFTSQQDGQDAASDGKKREVHRVVIRERSETSDGTAPSARRVEFSMPGSLSREDVIATLKEQGVTGAQADAIADRLEAKRKARFTTAFALPPMPPMPPMPASSWTASDGRALAVAHCGNGADVAPIVNRDETDGGKHSRVVMIRCGDTAESRAARLSALRKARDSFARGETARSLSESMRAKVAADLDGAIAETEKADQ; from the coding sequence ATGAGCGGCGCGATGATCCTTCAGGCGTGGGGCGACACGATGATCGCCACCGCGCTACTCATCCTGACGGTGCTGCTGATCCGCAAGCCCTTTGCGCGGCATTTCGGGCCGCATCTGACCTATGCGCTTTGGCTGGTGCCGGCATTGCGGTTGATCCTGCCGCCGCTGCCCTTCGCCGACCCGGTGACGGTTGCGGCGACGCCGACGGTTCCGGCCGATGTGGTGCTGATCGAGATGGTCGAAGCGGCCCGTGCGGCGGGAACGCCCGCTGTGGCGGTCGCCCCCTCGGGTTCCACCTGGGCGCTTGCCGACGCGCTGCCGTTGATTTTCATCCTGTGGGCAATTGGCGCTCTCTTCGTGCTGATTTCGGCCTGGGCGGCGCATCGGCGCTTTCGGGACGCGGTGCTGGACGGGGCGGTCGAACTCGAGCCGCTCGGCACCATCCGGCTGATCATGACGGGGGCGGTCGACGGCCCGGTCGCCTTTGGCCTGTGGCGGCGCTTCGTCGCGGTGCCGCAGGATTTCTTCGCGCGCTATGTCGCCGAGGAACGGGCGCTCGCGATCGATCACGAACTGGCGCATCATCGCCACGGCGACCTTTGGGCCAACGCCGGTGCGCTGCTGCTGCTCGCGGCGCAATGGTTCAATCCCCTGGCCTGGCGGGCGATCCGCGCTTTCCGCTTTGATCAGGAGGCGGCGTGCGACGCGCGCGTGCTGACGATGGCCGACGACGCTCCGCGGGGCCTCCGCACCGCGCGCTATGCAACCGCGATCGCCAAGGCGGCGGTCGGCTCGCGGCTGTCACTGGCGGCGCCGATGGCAGTTCACGACAATTTGCAGGAGAGGCTGACGATGCTCACGAGAGACGATATTTCGAAAAAGCGCGGTCTGGTCGGCAAGTTGCTGGTCGGCGGCGCGACGCTTGCCGTGCTCGCGGCGACCGCGACGCTGGTGCCCGCTGGTATCGCCCGGGCCGGAACGCAGGAAGCGGACATTCCCGCGCCGCCGGAGCCGCCCGCGCCGCCTGCTGTCCCTGACGCCCCGCTGCCGCCCGAGGCGCCGTTGCCACCCGAAGCACCCGCCGTGCCCGAGGGACATGGCGTGATAATCTTTACCTCACAGCAGGATGGGCAGGATGCGGCCAGCGACGGCAAGAAGCGCGAGGTGCATCGCGTCGTGATCCGCGAGCGCAGCGAAACGAGCGACGGCACAGCGCCTAGCGCGCGCCGCGTGGAATTTTCGATGCCGGGCAGCCTGTCGCGCGAGGACGTCATCGCGACGTTGAAGGAACAGGGCGTCACCGGCGCGCAGGCCGACGCGATCGCCGACAGGCTCGAGGCGAAGCGCAAGGCGCGCTTCACGACCGCCTTCGCGCTGCCTCCGATGCCGCCCATGCCCCCGATGCCCGCGAGCAGCTGGACCGCAAGCGATGGCCGGGCGCTGGCCGTCGCGCATTGCGGCAACGGCGCGGACGTGGCGCCGATCGTCAACCGCGACGAGACGGACGGCGGCAAGCACAGCCGGGTGGTGATGATTCGCTGCGGCGATACGGCAGAGAGCCGGGCAGCGCGGCTTTCGGCGCTCCGCAAGGCGCGCGACAGCTTCGCGCGCGGCGAGACGGCACGGTCGCTTTCGGAGAGTATGCGCGCCAAGGTCGCCGCCGATCTCGACGGGGCAATCGCCGAGACGGAGAAAGCGGACCAATAG